From a single Tachypleus tridentatus isolate NWPU-2018 chromosome 6, ASM421037v1, whole genome shotgun sequence genomic region:
- the LOC143253400 gene encoding olfactory receptor 6C75-like: MPHVIHIICACVTASLGLVFNGYIMIVLLWHNQGHVQRPNNILLLHLSLVDTVFCLVSLVSSCVFAVVVPIDSTPVGCTFHGFLWTLLPVVVVWTVCGLSCDRYAAISTPLHYSRLVNTRRTVVFLAGGWMLGTVLALPPLFDTCRYVYRDPRGACVAACATGTRAELSYAVIYVSLAVVVPVMIILLCNLHIFSIARYHRHRIVTAIYEVTLRAQATVTHQRNPCYLSKFKGKNAFFTIAQLVGSVVVLIVPYFSLMIWEAVTGREGSNILVTVTTIMLGCVPTVNAYVYGVKSRVLRHTFKFLLQRHLYKQEVDRTSHAARSTIKRRYSAPIISTTWKSEMGSVDKRTLTRRYSHCSVPAIATNRLKVMQPTRPKPLGTGNTPSAERTQQQRTTRSVIHLLIEPVDKVVETHL; the protein is encoded by the coding sequence ATGCCTCACGTGATACACATTATATGTGCGTGTGTAACCGCGTCTCTGGGCCTCGTATTTAACGGGTACATTATGATTGTATTATTATGGCATAACCAGGGTCACGTCCAGAGGCCTAACAACATTCTACTTCTTCACCTATCTCTGGTGGACACAGTGTTCTGTCTAGTGTCCCTCGTCTCTTCCTGCGTCTTTGCGGTCGTGGTGCCAATCGATTCTACTCCCGTGGGATGCACTTTCCACGGTTTCTTGTGGACACTGCTCCCTGTAGTTGTGGTGTGGACAGTATGTGGACTTAGTTGTGACCGCTATGCCGCCATTTCTACGCCTTTACACTACTCGCGTCTCGTGAATACGCGACGAACAGTGGTCTTCTTGGCAGGCGGGTGGATGTTAGGAACAGTCCTAGCCTTGCCTCCACTGTTCGACACTTGTCGTTACGTTTACCGAGACCCTCGAGGTGCGTGTGTTGCCGCGTGCGCTACGGGAACACGCGCTGAGCTGAGTTATGCTGTTATCTACGTATCGCTGGCTGTTGTTGTTCCCGTCATGATCATTTTGTTGTGTAACTTGCACATCTTCAGCATTGCTCGCTACCACCGTCACCGAATCGTTACTGCCATTTACGAAGTGACCCTCCGCGCGCAAGCCACTGTAACTCACCAGCGTAACCCTTGCTACCTGTCCAAGTTCAAAGGTAAAAACGCGTTTTTTACGATAGCACAGCTGGTCGGATCGGTCGTGGTGCTAATTGTTCCTTATTTTAGTCTTATGATTTGGGAAGCTGTAACCGGAAGAGAAGGAAGCAACATCCTAGTTACCGTGACAACGATCATGCTGGGCTGTGTTCCTACCGTGAACGCCTATGTTTACGGTGTAAAAAGTCGAGTCCTGCGACATACCTTCAAGTTTCTCTTGCAGCGTCACCTATACAAACAGGAAGTAGACAGGACCAGCCATGCTGCTAGATCGACCATCAAGCGACGCTATTCAGCGCCAATAATTTCGACAACATGGAAGAGTGAGATGGGTAGTGTGGATAAACGGACCCTAACAAGGCGGTATTCTCACTGTTCGGTTCCGGCAATAGCTACAAACAGGTTAAAGGTCATGCAACCAACTCGGCCGAAGCCACTAGGCACTGGCAATACTCCATCTGCAGAACGAACCCAACAACAACGAACTACTCGCTCTGTAATTCATCTGTTGATTGAACCTGTGGACAAAGTGGTAGAAACTCACCTTTAG